The Natrinema saccharevitans genome includes the window CGGGTTCGGCGACGTCGACGCCGTGGTCGTCGAGCAGGTCGACGACGAGGTCCCGGCGATCCTCGAAGGCGTCGACCATCTCGGCGACCGGTTCCTCGGTCTCGAGGGCCTCGAGGCCGGCGTGCTGGACGAAGTTCACGGCCGAGGAGACCGAGTGGCTGTGGAGTTTGCCGGCCTGGTCGATCAGGTCCTCGGGGCCGGCGAAGTAGCCCAGCCGCCAGCCGGTCATCGAGTAAGCCTTCGAGAAGCCGTTGACGGTGACGGTGCGGTCGGCCATTCCCTCGAGGGTGCCCAGACTCGTCGGCTCGACGCCGTAGGTAATCTCCTTGTAGATCTCGTCGGAGATGACGGTGATATCGTGTTCGACGGCCAGATCGCGGACGCCCTCGAGCGCGGCGTCGGAGTAGACCGCGCCGGTGGGGTTCGAGGGGGAGTTGACGACGAGCAGTTCGGTCTCGTCGGAGACGGCGGCTTCGAGGTCCTCGAGCGCGGGCTCGAGCTGGAAGTCGGTCGCGGCGAGGTCGACGCGGGTCAGGTCGCCGCCGGCCATCTTCACCATGGCCTCGTAGGAGACCCACGCGGGGTCTAACAGGACGACCTCGTCGCCGTCCTCGACGAGCGCCTGGACGATCTCGTACAGCGCCTGCTTCGCGCCGGGCGTGACGATGATCTCGTCGGTCGTATGCTCGAGGCCGTCGTCGGCCAGTTTGTCGGCGATCGCTTCGCGCAACTCGAGGATGCCGGCGGAGGTGGTGTAGCCGGTGTGGCCGGCGTCCATCGCCGCCTTGCCCGCCTCGACGATGTTCTCGGGCGTGGGGAAGTCGGGTTCGCCGACCGAGAGGTCGACGACGTCTTCGCCCTCGTTCTCGAGTTCGGTCGCGAGCGCGGAGATGGCAAGCGTTGCGGACGGTTCGACTCGGGAGACGCGATCGGTGAATTCCATCGTCATTGTTGGGAATCGGGATCCGGCAGTTCGTCGACGAGATCGAGTGCCCCCTCGACGGCTTTCGCCGCGTTCTCGACGCGTTCGCGGGCCTCCGCGGCGGACATGCCGGGGCCGGTCACGCCGAGGGTCACGGGCGTGTCACGCTCGAGACTCACGTCGGAGAGCCGCTGGGCGGTGGCGTCGGTGATCACCTGGTCGTGGTCCGTGTCGCCGGTGATGACGGTGCCGACGACGGCGACGGCGTCGACGGCGTCGCGGCGCGCGAGCCGGTCGGCTGCAAGCGGCGCGTCGTACGCGCCGGGGACCTGGACCGTCTCGTACACCTCTGCGCCGGCGGCGGTAGCCGCCTCGAGGGCCTCCTGCTCCATCTGCTCGGTGATCGGGCGGTTGAACTGCGCGACCACCAGTCCGAGCGTGGACATACGCGAGCGGTAGGGAGGGCGGGTAAAAGAGGTACCGTTCTCCGGCGGTCGACGGGGCCGCCCGGCGGCGAACGGAGCGGCCGCGACGCGGCGGACGCGACTACTCCTCGCGCTCGCGTCGTACCGTCACGCTCCCGTTCGTCGTCTCGAGGCGGATCCGCCGGTTGCCGTCGCCGAGCGTCACCGTCGGGTCGTCCTCGCCGTCGCCGCTCACGTCGTCGAACCCCTCGAACGAGACCTCGCCGTTGTCCACCGATGCGGTGACGGTCGCGTCGATCGTCGGCAGGACACGGACGGTGATCGAGCCGTTGGTGTTGTCGGCGGTCAGGTCCCCGCCGTCCGCCGCGAGGGTCGCGTCGATGCTTCCGTTAGTCGTCTCCGTTCGAACGTCGCCGCTGACCTCGGCCACCGTGATCGAGCCGTTGGTGTTCTCGGCGGTCAGATCGCCGTCGACCCCCGCGACGTCGATATCTCCGTTGGTCGTCTCCGCGAGCAACTCGCCGCTCGCGTCCCGGACGGTGACGTCGCCGTTGGTCGTCTCCCCGCGGATCGCGCCCACTCCCGCCGGTACCGTCGCCTCGAGGTCCAGTTTCGGGTCGGGACCGATCAGGAACGGGACGTCCTCGCTGTCGGTTTCGACCGTGAGCCGGCCGTCGCTCCGGTCGGTCTCGAGGGTCAGCGATTCGAGGGACGCCTCCGTCGGGGCGGCCTTGTGGCCGCGGACCTCGATCGCGGTCACGTCGGTACCCCCGTCGACGGTGACCGAGCCGTTACGAGCCGCGAGCGAGAACTCGCTCACCCCTTCGGTATCGAACGTTTCGGTGACGGTCTCCGTTTCCCCCCTCCCGGTCGCGAGACAGCCCGCCAGCGACGCGAGCGCGCCGAGGCTCCCCCCGGCGAGGACCCGGCGTCGTGAGACGTGACGTTGCATACTCGTGTTCGTGCGTTGCCAGCTCCATATATACTCGCTTCGGGTTTCCGACCCGGGTGTCCTTCCCGAGAGTTTTTATAGGAGAACGGGCGCTTCGAGCGAGGGCGTTTGCGAATTCTTAAGCGCGGGCGCGGACAACCGGCGCGCAATGACGACGTTACGGACGCCGGGACCGACGATCGGCGTAGTCGGCGGGGGACAGCTCGGACGAATGCTCGCCGAGGCGGCCGCGCCGCTGGGCGTCGAGGTGCTCGTCCTCGATCCGACGCCGGACTGTCCGGCGTCGCCCGTGGCCCGCGACCAGATCGTCGCCGCGTTCGACGACGAGGCGGCGATCCACGACCTCGCGACGCGGGCCGACGTCCTCACGTTCGAAATCGAACTGGCCGACCAGAACGTGCTGGACCGGGTGAGCGAGGAGACGGGAACGCCGGTCCACCCCGATCCCGCGACCCTCGAGACGATCCACGACAAGCTCGTCCAGAAGCGGGAACTCGAGGCCGCCGGCATTCCGGTCCCGCCGTTTCGCGCGGTCGAAGACGCCGACGATATTCGGGCCGCGATCGACGACTACGGCGCACCGGTGATGCTCAAAGCACGGACCGGCGGCTACGACGGCCGGGGGAACGTCCCCGTCGAGTCGAAAGCCGACGCCGAGGACGCCCTCGAGTCGGTCGCCGGCCCCGCGATGGTCGAGTCGTTCGTCGACTTCGAGCGCGAGGTCTCGGTCATCGCGGTCAAAGGCGACGACGAGGTCGCGACCTTCCCGATCGGGGAAAACATCCACGAGGACGAAATCCTGCGGGAGACCGTCGTTCCGGCGCGCTCGAGCGAGGCCGTCACCGAGCGCGCCCACGCGGTCGCGCGCGACGTACTTGACGTAATGGACGGGCGGGGCGTCTACGGGATCGAACTGTTCGAGACGATCGAGGGCGAGATACTCCTCAACGAGATCGCGCCGCGCCCGCACAACTCCGGCCACTGGACGATCGAGGGCGCACAGACCTCGCAGTTCGAACAACACGTCCGGGCCGTGCTGGGCTGGCCGCTGGGCTCGACTACCCTGCGCTCGCCGACCGTGATGACGAATCTGCTCGGCGACGTGGGCGAGGAACGGCCCGCGCAACTGAGCGACATCGACGACATCCTCGAGACGCCCGCCGCCTCGCTGCACTGGTACGGCAAACGGGACGCGCGGCCGTTGCGAAAGCTGGGCCACGTGACGCTGTCGGCCGCCGACGAAGACGCCGCGGTCGAGGACCTGCTCGAGACCGCGCGCGAGTTAGAGAGCGCGGTCACGTTCCGCTCGTAGCGTCCGTCGACCCCCTCGGTCCGTTTGCCATCGTTTCAAGTCCTTCCCCCGCCGACCGTCCTCCATGAGCGACAGCGTCAGCGACCTGATCGACCGGCTCCACGACGAG containing:
- the ribH gene encoding 6,7-dimethyl-8-ribityllumazine synthase — encoded protein: MSTLGLVVAQFNRPITEQMEQEALEAATAAGAEVYETVQVPGAYDAPLAADRLARRDAVDAVAVVGTVITGDTDHDQVITDATAQRLSDVSLERDTPVTLGVTGPGMSAAEARERVENAAKAVEGALDLVDELPDPDSQQ
- a CDS encoding pyridoxal phosphate-dependent aminotransferase produces the protein MTMEFTDRVSRVEPSATLAISALATELENEGEDVVDLSVGEPDFPTPENIVEAGKAAMDAGHTGYTTSAGILELREAIADKLADDGLEHTTDEIIVTPGAKQALYEIVQALVEDGDEVVLLDPAWVSYEAMVKMAGGDLTRVDLAATDFQLEPALEDLEAAVSDETELLVVNSPSNPTGAVYSDAALEGVRDLAVEHDITVISDEIYKEITYGVEPTSLGTLEGMADRTVTVNGFSKAYSMTGWRLGYFAGPEDLIDQAGKLHSHSVSSAVNFVQHAGLEALETEEPVAEMVDAFEDRRDLVVDLLDDHGVDVAEPEGAFYMMVPVDDDDQAWCEGAIEDAHVATVPGSAFGTPGYARISYAASEERLEEGIERLAEEGYL
- a CDS encoding DUF4097 family beta strand repeat-containing protein, whose protein sequence is MQRHVSRRRVLAGGSLGALASLAGCLATGRGETETVTETFDTEGVSEFSLAARNGSVTVDGGTDVTAIEVRGHKAAPTEASLESLTLETDRSDGRLTVETDSEDVPFLIGPDPKLDLEATVPAGVGAIRGETTNGDVTVRDASGELLAETTNGDIDVAGVDGDLTAENTNGSITVAEVSGDVRTETTNGSIDATLAADGGDLTADNTNGSITVRVLPTIDATVTASVDNGEVSFEGFDDVSGDGEDDPTVTLGDGNRRIRLETTNGSVTVRREREE
- a CDS encoding 5-(carboxyamino)imidazole ribonucleotide synthase, with the translated sequence MTTLRTPGPTIGVVGGGQLGRMLAEAAAPLGVEVLVLDPTPDCPASPVARDQIVAAFDDEAAIHDLATRADVLTFEIELADQNVLDRVSEETGTPVHPDPATLETIHDKLVQKRELEAAGIPVPPFRAVEDADDIRAAIDDYGAPVMLKARTGGYDGRGNVPVESKADAEDALESVAGPAMVESFVDFEREVSVIAVKGDDEVATFPIGENIHEDEILRETVVPARSSEAVTERAHAVARDVLDVMDGRGVYGIELFETIEGEILLNEIAPRPHNSGHWTIEGAQTSQFEQHVRAVLGWPLGSTTLRSPTVMTNLLGDVGEERPAQLSDIDDILETPAASLHWYGKRDARPLRKLGHVTLSAADEDAAVEDLLETARELESAVTFRS